The DNA segment GGCACGGTACGCATAACCACAGCCGCCCCGTACCGGGTCGGTCGCGCTTCAGCTCATCGGCGGGTAGGCGGGCTCCAGCGTTCGGCGACGGCGTCGCGAACCCGACCATGGCAGCTCGTGTCAGCCTCGGCACGTGGGCGTACCACGTCGACAACCACTAGGCTCCGAGCATGGACTTTCCCGAAGTGATGAACCCACCGAAGCTGGCGCGAGATGTGCTGCGGGTGATCCCTCTGGGTGGCCTCGGCGACGTCGGCCGGAACATGGCCATGTTCGAGATCAACGGCAAGATCCTGCTGGTCGACTGCGGTGTGCTGTTCCCCGAGGACGCCCACCCCGGGGTCGACCTGATCTTGCCCGCCTTCGACCTGCTCAGCGACCGGCTGGACGACATCGTCGGCCTGGTCCTGACCCACGGCCATGAGGACCACATCGGCGCCGTGCCGTACCTGCTCAAACAGCGGCAGGACATCCCGGTCTTCGGAAGCCAGCTCACCTTGGGTCTGCTGGCCGAGAAGTTCCGCGAGCACCGGATCCGCAACGCCGACCTGCGCACGGTCGCCGCTGGTGATCGGGTGGCCGTCGACGAGTTCGAGCTCGAGTTCGTCGCCGTCAACCACTCGATTCCTGACGCGCTCGCGGTGGCGCTGCGGACCAAGGGCGGACTGGTCCTGCACACCGGTGACTTCAAGATGGACCAGCTCCCGTTGGACCGTCGGATCACCGACCTGCGTGCCTTCGCCCGGCTCGGTGAGGAGGGGGTCGATCTGTTCATGACCGACTCCACCAATGCCGAGGTGCCCGGTTTCACCACCCCGGAGAAGGACATCCAGCCGGCCATCGAGCGGGTCTTCGCCAACTCCGAGAAGCGGATCGTCGTCGCCTGTTTCGCCTCCCATGTGCACCGGGTGCAGCAGGTGCTGAATGCCGCCGCCCGGCATGGCCGCAAGGTCTGTTACGTCGGTCGCTCGATGGTGAAGAACATGGGCGTGGCCGAGAAGCTCGGTTACCTCGAGGTGCCGGACAACATCATCGTGTCGCTGAAGGAACTCGACCGGTACCGGCCCGACCAGGTGGTCCTGCTGTCCACCGGTTCCCAAGGAGAGCCCCTGTCGGCACTGTCACGGATGGCGAACAAGGAACATCCGGCGATCGAACTCACCGAGGGCGACACTGTGCTGCTCGCGTCGTCACTGATCCCCGGCAATGAGAACTCGGTCTACCGGGTGATCAACGGCCTCAGCCGGCTCGGGGTGGACGTGGTGCACAAGGGCAATGCGCTCGTCCACGTCTCCGGGCACGCCTCGGCCGGGGAACTGCTCTACTGCTACAACATCGTGCAGCCGACGAACGTGATGCCCGTCCACGGTGAGATCCGCCACCTGATCGCCAATGGCAAGCTGGCCGAGGCCACCGGGGTACCGGCAGATCACGTGATGTTGGTCGAGGACGGCGGGGTCGTCGACCTGTCCGGCAGCAAGGCCGAGGTGGTCGGCAGGATCGATGCGCCGTACATCTTCGTCGACGGCACCATGCGCGGGGTGACCGAATCGCAGCTGTCGGACCGGCTGATCCTCGGCGAGGAGGGATTCATCTCCGTCATCGCAGTGGTCAACCTGCACTCGAAGAAGTTGGTCAGTGGGCCGGAAATCCAGGCCCGCGGGTTCCTCGAAGGTGACCAGGACAAGATGTTCGACGGCATTCGGGCCGAGATCGCCAAGGCCCTCACCGATGCACTGGAGGAGGGGGTCTCCGACACCTACCGCCTGCAGCAGGTGATCCGCCGCCGGATCGGTCGCTGGGTCTCGGGCAAACTGCGCCGGCGGCCGATGATCGTCCCGGTCGTCGTCTCCACGTAGTACGCCACCGGGCGCAGCTCCGCTCGTCCCAATTTGGCATTTGGGGTCGTTATTCGGCCACTGCTGCCATATGCGGCAGCAGCGGCCGAATAACGACCGAAAATGCCGGGCTCGGGTCGATGGGCGATGGGCGCGCGGGGTCGGGTTCGGCCGACGGGTGTGCGATGGCCCGGGTCAGTGGGCGAGGAGTTGCTGCTGCAGGGTCATCCCCAGCCACTGCGTGTACTCCTCGTCCGACCAACCGCATTCACCGACCAGCGACAGGTAGACCGACAGTCCACACAGTGCCCATGCCCGGTCGATGAGCCTCTCCGGCGTCTGGTCGGTCATGGTGGTGATCCCCGACAGGCGATCCACCAGCGATCGCAGGGCCTCGCGGCGGTGACGGTCGCCCTCGGCTGCGAGTTCGGCCGCATTCGGCAGGTCCTGGGCCAGCGCCGCTACCGGACGTGAGGCGGAGAAGAACGCGGCGGTCCAACCCGCCCAGAGTCGCAGGATCTCCTCAGGATCGTCCGAGTCGGCGATGCGTCGGCGCCACTCGTCTGCGTCGGCACCGATCTCCATCTGTTCGACCACGGCGCGCAGCACCGCTGGTTTCGACCCGAAGGTCGAGTAGATCGTCTGCGCCGATACCTCTGCCTCGGTGGCGATGGCCGCGATCGTCGTGGCGCCGAAGCCGTCGGTGTCGAACAGGCGTCGGGCCGCGTCCAGGATCCGTTCCCGGGTCCGCCGACGCTGCTCGGCGCGGACAGGGGAGCGGTAGGCACGAGTCCTGGCCGCCTGCAGTGGTGGTGACGGCGGTGACGCGTCCGAT comes from the Naumannella halotolerans genome and includes:
- a CDS encoding ribonuclease J, producing the protein MNPPKLARDVLRVIPLGGLGDVGRNMAMFEINGKILLVDCGVLFPEDAHPGVDLILPAFDLLSDRLDDIVGLVLTHGHEDHIGAVPYLLKQRQDIPVFGSQLTLGLLAEKFREHRIRNADLRTVAAGDRVAVDEFELEFVAVNHSIPDALAVALRTKGGLVLHTGDFKMDQLPLDRRITDLRAFARLGEEGVDLFMTDSTNAEVPGFTTPEKDIQPAIERVFANSEKRIVVACFASHVHRVQQVLNAAARHGRKVCYVGRSMVKNMGVAEKLGYLEVPDNIIVSLKELDRYRPDQVVLLSTGSQGEPLSALSRMANKEHPAIELTEGDTVLLASSLIPGNENSVYRVINGLSRLGVDVVHKGNALVHVSGHASAGELLYCYNIVQPTNVMPVHGEIRHLIANGKLAEATGVPADHVMLVEDGGVVDLSGSKAEVVGRIDAPYIFVDGTMRGVTESQLSDRLILGEEGFISVIAVVNLHSKKLVSGPEIQARGFLEGDQDKMFDGIRAEIAKALTDALEEGVSDTYRLQQVIRRRIGRWVSGKLRRRPMIVPVVVST
- a CDS encoding TetR/AcrR family transcriptional regulator, translated to MKSDASPPSPPLQAARTRAYRSPVRAEQRRRTRERILDAARRLFDTDGFGATTIAAIATEAEVSAQTIYSTFGSKPAVLRAVVEQMEIGADADEWRRRIADSDDPEEILRLWAGWTAAFFSASRPVAALAQDLPNAAELAAEGDRHRREALRSLVDRLSGITTMTDQTPERLIDRAWALCGLSVYLSLVGECGWSDEEYTQWLGMTLQQQLLAH